The Geobacter metallireducens GS-15 region CGCGGCAGGCGGAAGGGTCATTCCGGCTCGGGCCTCCAGAAGCCGGGCAAAGACGGCGTAGGCCGGAGCCGACCAGTAGATGAGGGCGATGAAGAAGAGCCCCCACACGAGGCTCCACCGGGCGTCCCGGATGTTGGGGACCACGTAGAAGCGCGACAGCACGTGGGGGAGCCCTGCGGTCCCCACCATGAGGGTGAAGCAGAGGGATATCCACTGAAAGAGGGAACCCGAGGCAAAGGGGGCAGCGAAGTTGATGCCGAACTCCCGTTTCAGGTCCTGGATGGCCACCCCATAGCCGAACTGGGGGAGAACCCAGAAGTAGCCGAGCTTGTACGCCAGCACCATGAGGGGGAGAATGAAGGAGACAATGAGAAGCGTGTACTGGAGTTGCTGGTTGCGGGCCACACCCAGCACCCCCGAGATGATCACGTACCCAACCACCACGACGGCTCCCAGGATCACGCCGTTGCGATAGCCGGTGCCGAAGAGCCAGCCGAAGAGCATCCCGATCCCCTTGAACTGGGCCGTGCAGTAGATGATCGAGATGGTGATGGAGATGCCGGCGGAGATGAGACCTGCCATGGGCGACGCGTAACGGTCCCCCACGAAGTCCGGCGCCGTGTACTTGCCGAAACGCCGGATCTGTCCCGCCATGAGGACCAGAAGGAGTACGTACCCGCCGGTCCAGCCGATCACGTAGGCCAGGGCGTAATACCCGTGGAGGTAGAGGAGTCCCCCCATGCCGAGGAGGCTCGCAGCGCTCATCCAGTTGCTGGCGATGGCGGCCCCGCCGCCGATCCGGCCGATGTAGCGGCCACCGATGCCGTAATCGCTGGCGCTCCGGGCCCGGGCGCGGAGCCCCGCCACGATGAAGGAGGCAAGGGCAAGGGTGACAATGATGAGGGGTATGAGATTGGGCCCCGCGTCAGTCATGGCTTCGATCCTTCCTTCTGCTGTGCTGCTCCGTGTGCCGGTCGATGTAAATATTGAAGAGGATGCAGAGAATGATGAACCAGAGGGGGAGAAACTGGGCCGTGAACCAGAAATGCCAGGGGAACGAAAGGAAGGTGAGGCGAGTCAGGATACCCTCCCCCTGGGGAGTTTCGGAGAGGAGCCAGAGGATGGCCTGGACGCCGAAGTTGGCCACAGCCCAGCCAAGGAGGACGAAGAGGATGATCACCACCTCGCCGGTCATGTACCCCTTCCGGGGACGAAAGATGTTGACGTCGTACCACTCGCGATCATGCTCCATAGAGCACCTCCCCATGGGGAATCGGCTGCATTGCGGCTGTTTTACATTGTATCGGCTTTTACCGCGATTTCTCCAGGCCGCGGGCGTAATTCAATCCGGCCTACCCCCCTTCATGACCTCCCGCAGGACTGCCGTGGCGTAGCTCCCCTTGGGAAGCGAGAACTCCAGCACCAGCCCGTCAGCGTCCGCGGAAGCCCGCGGATCCCCCAGGGGAACCCGAAGGGGTCGCCGCTCCCCCTCCATCCGGAGCCCGCCGGGGAGGTCGAAGCTGGCCGGCTCCACCCCTTCGGCCGCCAGAAGCGACCGTTCCAGCGCCCCCTCTTCACCCTCGGGCATCATCATCCGGCAGCCGAAGAGGGGTCCGGTGGGGGAGATCTCGAAGTGCTCCGCCCGTGGCGCTTCGGCCGCGGGGTCCGTTACCAGGAAACAGGCGCCGTTGGCGTGCTTCCAGGCCAGATCACCCTCCTGGACGGTGTCGAGGGAGTCGAGCCGGGCCTCCACCACGTGGTCGAAAAGAGCCGACTGGCAGGCGGAGAGGTAGAGCTTCCTGAGCCGGGGATTGACCGCGCGGAAGGCCCCCTCGAAGTCGTCGGGGCGCTTCACGAGACGCTGGATGACGTCCCGCTCGGTGCGGCAGTGGCCCGGGAAGAGGCGCTGGCTCTCCTCCAGTTCCCCTCGTTGGTACGCCTCGATGGCGCTCCGCCATGCCTCCCCCGTAACCTTTGCCGGATCGCCCATGAGGAGATCCACCGCAGCGCACCAGTCGCCGGCCAGCATGGCCCGGCCGATGAGATGGCTGTTCCCCTGGGCACCGTAGCGCTGCTCCCCGAAGCGGTTGGGGACGCCGCGCCGTTCCAGCACCGCCAGGATCGCCTCGGCCCGGGCCACGGCGTCGGACACCACCCCCCTGACTCGGATCCGAAACCGGTTTCCCGCCAGGTGCCCCAGCTTCAGCTTGTTCCGGTGCCGTTCCGCGGAGAGAATGCGGATGCCGGGAAGCTCCAGGGCGAGCACCTCCTCGGGCTTCATCCGGGGGAGCGACACGGTCTGGCGGGTCACCCCCCGGGCATCCTTCATGCCCGCATACCCCACGTCCCGCTCGGAGAGCTTCAGTGCCCGGGCCAGGCGGCGGATGGCGTCCAGGGTCGTCACCCCCCGCTTCTCGATGAGGGCGTAGACGTGCTCTCCCTCGCCACAGGGGAGGTAGAGGGGAATCTCCTCCACCACGAAATCGTCGGCGGTCTCCTTGATGGTGCCTCCGGTGCCGGGGAGGCCGGCGGTCAGATAGCGCTTCTCGCCGCTCACGCTGCCCCCTCTGCCGTTTTCCGGTAGTGGACGAAGTAGATCCGCTTCCCCTCGGCCATGAACTTCATCATGTACTTGGAGAGATGGTACCCTTCCAACTCGTGGCGGTAACGGTCCGGGGCGAGCATATTCGCGTACCCCTCCACTCCCGGCATGAACTCCGCCACGTCGATGCCGTAGTCATCGAAGTCGGTGGCAAAGTAGAAATCGCCCCCCGGTGCCAGATACTCGCGGATGAACGCCGCAAACTCCCGGTTCACGAGGCGGCGCTTGCGGTGGCGCATCTTGGGCCACGGGTCGGGACAGTTGATGTGGACGGCACAGAGGGAACCCTTGGGAATGCGCTCGACGATGAACTTGCGGGCCTCGTCCCGCACGACCCGGACGTTGGGAATAGCCAGCCGTTCGAGGCGGCGGCAGGTCTTGTCGCACCCCTTGTTGTAAAAGTCGATGGCGATATAGTTGGTGCCGGGGTTGTCGGCGGCTGTCCTGGCGATGAAGTCGCCGATGCCGCAGCCGATCTCCAGGGCCAGGGGATTGGCGTTGCCGAAGACGGCGGCCCAATCGGCGGGCGTTGACAGTTCGTCAGGGTTCAGGAAAAAGGGTGAAGAGATTTCGATCATGCGCTGCATTCTTGTCGGTTCCTCGGGGTTGAAGTGGGCGTACCATACCACAAAAGCCCGGAAGCCCGGAAGCGCTTTTCTTGCCATTCCCGACCTCCTGTGCTATAGCTATCTGGTTGAAATAACGAAAAAAAGGAACACCAGATGAAATTCACCGACTTAAACCTCCCCGAACTGGTGCAACGGGGTATCGCCGACACCGGCTTCACCGACTGCACCCCGATCCAGGAAAAGACCCTTCCCCTGGCCCTTTCCGGTAAGGATGTGGCCGGCCAGGCCCAGACCGGCACCGGCAAGACTGCAGCCTTTCTCATCAGCCTCTTCACCCGGCTCCTGAAGAACCCCACGGAGGGAGAAACCCGCAATCCGCGCGCCCTGATCCTGGCTCCCACCCGGGAGCTCGTCGTCCAGATCGAGAAGGACGCCCAGGCCCTCGGGGCCCACTGCGGCTTCGTGATCCAGGCCATCTACGGCGGCGTCGACTACATGAAGCAGCGGAGCGCCCTCAAGGAAGGGGCCGACGTGGTGGTCGGCACCCCGGGGCGCCTCATCGACTACCTGAAGCAGAAGGTCTACTCCCTCAAGGAGATCGAGGTGCTGGTCATCGACGAGGCGGACCGGATGTTCGATATGGGGTTCATCGCCGACCTCCGCTTCATCCTCCGGCGGCTCCCCCCCTTCGACAAACGCCAGAACCTCATGTTCTCCGCCACCCTCAACCAGCGGGTGATGGAACTGGCCTACGAGTTCATGAACGTCCCCGAAAAGGTGGCGGTCACCCCCGAGCAGATGACCGCCGAGCGGGTGGAGCAGGTCCTCTACCACGTGGGGCGCAAGGAGAAATTCCCGCTCCTCCTGGGCCTCCTGCGCAAGAAGGGGATGGAGCGGACCATGATCTTCGTCAACACCAAGCGGGAGGCGGAGTTCCTGGACGAGCGGCTTAATGCCAACGACTTCCCCTGTCGGGTCATCTCCGGCGACGTGGAGCAGCGCAAGCGGATGAGGATTCTGGAGGACTTCAAGAACGGCAAGCTCCCGATCATGATCGCCACCGACGTCGCCTCCCGCGGCCTCCACATCGACGGGGTCTCCCACGTCATCAACTACGACCTTCCCCAGGACGCCGAGGACTACGTCCACCGCATCGGCCGCACCGCCCGGGCCGGCGCCGAGGGAAAGGCGATCTCCATGGCCGATGAGGACGGCGCCTTCCACCTGGAGGCGATCCACGAGTACATCAAGGACAAAATCCCGGTTGAATGGGCCGAGGACGACCTCTTCGTCCACGACTTCAAGCGGGTGAAACCGAAGCCCAAGGGGCACGAGACCCGAGCCAAGGGGCCGACCCGCCACGGCCGGAAGCACCCGGAAGGGGAGAAGAAAGAGGGAGAAGGGGAGGCGAAGAAGCGCCGCCGCGGGCCCCGGAAGAAACCGGCGGGGGAGAAGCCGAAGCCGGAATAGGAACCATTCAGAACAAGATGGATAGAGCGAAAAAGGGGAAAGGCCGACCAGCCTTTCCCCTTTTTTCGTTCATTGCGTCCCTGGCGGGACTCACTCGTACCGCAGCGCCTCGATGGGGTTCAGGTTGGCCGCCTTGCGGGCCGGGTAGAAGCCGAAGAAGACGCCGACGCCGGCGGAGAAGAGGAAAGCGATGATGATTGCCTGCGTGGAGATCAGGGTCGGCCACTGCATGATCTTCGAGACCGCCATGGCCCCCGCCACCCCGAGCCCCATGCCGATGATCCCCCCCGCCGTGGTGAGGAGCACCGCCTCGGTCAGGAACTGGAGGAGGATGTCCCGTTGTTTGGCGCCGATGGCCATCCGGATGCCGATCTCCCGGGTCCGCTCCGTGACCGAGACAAGCATGATGTTCATGATGCCGATGCCGCCGACGACCAGGGAGATGGAGGCCACGGCCCCCAGGAGGATCGACATGACCTTGGAGGACTGTTCCGATACCGCGAGGATCTCCGACAGGTTGCGCACCGTGAAGTCCCGCTCCCGGCTCGGACCGATCCGGTGGCGCTGGTCCAGGAGCGCGGTCACCTCTTCCTCGGCCTTTTTGAGAACATCGGCGCTTTTCGCCTGGATCATCATGGCGCCCACCGTGTTGGGGAACTGGCTGCCGAAGAGCTTGCGCTGGGCAGTGCGCAGCGGCACGAAGATCACGTCGTCCTGATCTGTCCCCTGGGGAGACTGCCCCTTGTGGTCCAGTATCCCGATGACGGTGAACGGTATCTTCTTGATCCGGATGATCTTGCCGATGGGATCAGCATCGCCGAAAAGGTTCTCGGCCACGGTCTGGCCAATGAGACAGTTCTTGGTGGCGCCGTCCACATCGGACAGAGAGATGTTTCTGCCGGTTGTCAGGGACCAGTCCCGGACGACGACCATCTCGGGGGTGCACCCCATGACGATGGTGGACCAGTTCTGATTGCCGTAGACGATCTGGGCCGAGCCCCGCACCGTAGGGGCCACATTCTCCACCGACGGGCATTCCGCCTTGATGGCCCGGGCGTCGTCGTAGGTGAGGGTCGGGGTGCCGCCGGCCCCGGTCCGCAGCCCCCCGCTGGTGGTGGAGCCGGGAAGGACCAGGAGGAGGTTGCTCCCGATGCTGGAGATCTGGTCGGAGATCATCTTGCTCGCCCCGGCACCAATGGCCACCATGGCGATGACGGCGGCGATCCCGATGATGATGCCAAGCATGGTCAGGAGTGCCCGCATCTTGTTGACCCGCAGCGCCCGGAGGGCGATCAGGAGACTTTGCCAGAGGGTCGTCATGGGGCCTCTCCCTGGGCCGGCGACGCCACGGCAGGGGAGGCGTTCGGCGAATCGGCGATGATGGTGCCGTCCCGGAAGACGAGATGGCGGCCGGTGAAGGCAGCCACATCCGGCTCGTGGGTGACCATGAGGATGGTGATGCCGTGGCGGTTCAGTTCCTGGAAGATGGCCATGATCTCGACGGTGGTCCGGGAGTCGAGGTTGCCGGTGGGCTCGTCGGCCATGATGATGGCCGGCTCGTTCACCAAGGCACGGGCGATGGCCACCCGCTGCTGCTGGCCCCCGGAGAGCTGGTTCGAGTAGTGGTCGGCCCGGCCGGCGAGCCCCACCCGCTCCAGGGCCGCCAGGGCCCGCTCCCGGCGGGCCGCAGCCGACACATGAGCATAGACCAGCGGCAGCTCCACGTTCTCCCGGGCCGTGGTCCGGGCCAGGAGGTTGAATCCCTGGAACACGAAGCCGATCTTGGTGTTCCGGATCTCGGCCAGCTCATTGCGGGAGAGCCCTCCCACATTCACCCCCTCCAGGAGATACTCGCCGCTGGTCGGGACATCGAGGCAGCCGAGCATGTTCATGCAGGTGGACTTGCCGCTCCCCGAGGCCCCCATGATGGCGACGAACTCTCCTTGGGAGACCGTGAAGGATATCCCCTTCAGGGCCTCCACCCGCTGGTCTCCCATGGTATAGACCTTGGTGACGTCGGTTATTTTGACCACCTCGCCCATCTAGAACCTCGGCCCCATGGATCCGCCCATGCCGCCCGCTTTTTTCTGCTGCGGGGTAACCTGTTCGATGATCACCTGGTCGTTTTCCTTGAGGTTCCCGGAAACCAGTTCCACCTGCCCATCGTTGCCGATGCCGGTCTTAACCGGCACCGGAACCGGCTTGTTCTCCGCCCCCAGGATGTAGACCTGCTGCCCACCTTCCCGCTTTTTCCTCCGCTGCTCCTGGCCAGCCTGCTGTCCCTTCGCCGCCTTCTCATCACCCCCCTTCTTGGGCCGGAACCGGAGCGCAGCGGAAGGGAGCTTCAGGACATTGTCCTTGCGGGCGGTCTCGATGCTGACATTGGCGGTCATCCCCGGCTTGAGCTTCATGTCCTTGTTGTCCACGTCGATCACCACCACGTAGGTCACGACGTTCTGGGTGACCACCGGTGCGTTGCGCACCTGGCGGACGGTGCCGGTGAAGCGGTTCTCGGGATAGGAGTCCACGGTGAAGCTGACCGGCTGCCCCACCTGCACCCGGCTGATGTCGGCCTCGTCCACGCTGGTGTCGATCTCCATGCGGGTCAGGTCCTGGGCGATGGTGAAGAGGGTCGGGGTCTGGAACGAGGCGGCCACGGTCTGCCCCACGTCCACGTTGCGGGAGACGACGATGCCGTCCACGGGCGAACGGATGGTGGCATAGCGGAGGTTGGTCTCCGACTGGCTGAAGGCGCCGCGGGTCTGGGCCACGCTTCCCTCGGCTGCTTTCACGGTGGCCTGGGCCATCTGGTAGCGGTTGTCGGCGGCGTCAAAATCGCTCTGGGAGACGACGCCGTCCTTGAGGAGCTGGCGGTTCCGCTCCTGGTTGCGCCGGGCATCTGCCAGATCAGCCCTCACCCTCTGGAGGTTGGCCTGGGCGTTCAGGTAGTTTCCCCGGGTCTGCTCCACCTGGGCCGAAAACAGGGAAGGATCGATCTGGGCGATGACCTGCCCCTTTTTCACCGGCGAGTTGTAGTCCACAAAGAGCTTCTGGATGGTGCCGGAAACCTGGGTACCCACCTGTACCGTCACCACGGCGGCAAGGTTGCCGGTGGCGGAGACAGTGGAGACAATATCCCCCCGCTCGATCTTGGCGGTCTTGAACACAGTTTCCGGCTTTTTGTTCAGGGTAAAGTACGCGGCAACGCCGGCCACCACGAGGACGGCAGCGGCGGGGATGAGGAATTTCTTCATGGGGGACCTCGGCGAGGATGATCTTTTATCGGAATTATGCTTTGTGTATAGATGAAAACGAGGCAAACCTCAACCGGTTGACACAAAAAAGCCCCCTGTCTTCATCAGACAGGGGGCTGGTGGTTAAGCCCGCCGCACTACGCGACGGGCATGCGTCGGCAACCCTCCTTGCAACGGGTTACCGGGCGAAGCATATAGATCGTGGTCCACATGGCCGAGGTCTCCTTTCGCAATGATGTTCCCGCGTTTGCGGGCCTGATTCAATAGTAATCACCCCCCCGGAGAATGTCAACGGAGGGGGCGATTAAATATCTTTATATACTACTGTCCGGTAAACTTTGATTGTACAGCTGTAACTTGTTGAACTTTATTGCTCTTTGGCACAATTGTTCTTTTTTCGACATGAATTCGTTCTGGGTGTAGCCTTCCTCCCTTTACAGGAGGGGAGCAATGCACACCGGTCCGACCGTTTTCAAACAACTTCTGCAGTTTCTGCCCCGGTACGAATTCAATCTCTGCGTTCGCCGACACCGTGGCGAGTATCGGGAGAAGAAGTTCTCGACCTATGACCAGTTCCTCTGCCTGGCTTATGCCCAGATGGCTGGCCGTGAGAGCTTGCGGGATATCGAGACCTGCCTGAACTCCCACCAGGAGAAGCTGTACCACATCGGCTTTCGTGGTGATGTCTCCCGCACGACCCTTGCCGACGCGAACGAGCGCAGGGACTGGCGTATCTTCCAAGACTTCGGTCATGTACTGATCGGCATAGCTCAGCAGCTGTACCAGGCTGATGCCATCGCCGTTGAGCTTACGCAACCGCTCTACGCCTTTGACTCGACCACTATCGACCTGTGCCTTACGCTGTTCCCATGGGCCGAGTTCCGCAAAACCAAGGCGGCGGTCAAGATGCATACGCTCATTGATCTGCGTGGTCCCATTCCAACCTGGGTCACTATTACCACTGGCAAGGTCCACGATGTCAGGATGCTGGACCATCTGCCGGTTGCAAAGGATGCCATTTACACGATGGACAGAGGGTATGTCGATTTTGCCCGGCTCCACTCCATCCACAAGCAGGGAGCATTCTTCGTAGTTCGGGCAAAGGACAACCTGAAATGCCAGCGGTTATATTCCCATCCGAAGGACAAGGAATCAGGTGTACGGGCAGACCAGATTATCACCCTGGTGACGCAGAAGTCGAAAAAGGGGTATCCGGAGAAACTGCGCCGGGTCAGCTATGTTGACAAAGAACGGAACAAGCGACTCGTATTTCTCACGAACAACTTCGAGATTCCGGCAGCGACGGTGGCTGCGATTTACAAGCAGCGCTGGCAGGTGGAGCTGTTTTTCAAATGGATCAAACAGCACCTGCGGATCAAGTCGTTCATCGGAACGTCAGTCAATGCCGTGAAGAGCCAGATATGGGTTGCCTTGTGCATCTATCTGCTGGTGGCGATCACGAAAAAGAAGTTGGGGGTTCCGTGTTCGCTCTACACTTTTCTACAGATTCTGGAGGTCAACTTGTTCGAGAAAAAGCCCATTTCATCGCTGGTTGCGGAGGCTCTCAAGCGAAATGCTGATTATCCTGAGCGCAACCAACTGAACTTATTCAACTATTAACCGGACAGTAGTGATCTTTATACACATTTCTTAATCATTTTCAGGAGCGCCCCTTCCCGCACGCCGAGTGCCCCCTCGGGACAGAGTTCCCGGCAGCAGAAGCAGCGGATGCAGGCGTGGTAGTCGAAAGCCAGCTTCCCGTCCTGGATGGTGATGGCCCCGGGGGGGCAGGCATCGCGACAGATGCCGCAGAGGGTGCACGCCTCGGGATTGCCACAGGGACGCGAGGTGAGGTAGTGGCGAAGCCGGTTCTTGAGGAAGCGGGGAAGGCCGAACTGGACATCGGAAATGTGGGGAAGACGGAAGGGGGAAACCTTCGCTTCGTCAACGGGTACGCCGCGGGTGTCGATGGTGGCCCGGTCCCAGCCCTCGATGCCGAGCTTCTCGGCGGCCCGCTCCACCCAAAGGAGCTTCTTCGGGATGCCGGCCAGTTCGGCGGCGATGACATCCACCGCCACCGGGTTCGTCCCGGCGAGGAGGAGCCCGCAGAGGCGCGGGTCGCCGCTTCCCGGTCCGTCCCCCTCCATGGCGAGGATGCCGTCAACGATGGTCAGGTCGGGCCTGCGCAAGAGATAGATCTCCAGGAGCATCCGGGCAAAGAGCTCCCGGTCGGCCCCCGCCTTCAGGTGCCAACCCGCCTTGGCGGCCCCCACCACCGCGCCGAAGAGGTTCTTCACGGCGCAGGTCATGGTCATCATCTCGTGGGTTTTGAGCTTGGGGAGGTTGATGAGGCGGTCCGCCTCCAGATAGGGGCGGGCGATCTGGAACTCCCGAAAGAGCCCCTTGCCCCGTACCGTCACCGTCTCGTCAAAGGGGATGAACTCGGCCCCGGTCTCCTCCACCACGGCAAGGATACCGCTTCGCTCCGCCACCCGCCGGATGCCGCCGACGCCGGGGGAGTCACCCACGAGGGGAATCCCACCCGCCTCCCGCACGAGCCCGATCACCTGCCGGAGCAGCTCCGGGTGAGTCGTGACCGCCCGCTCCGGCTCCTTCGCAGCAAGCATGTTCGGCTTGAGAAGAACCCTCTCCCCAGGCTTGACGAAGGAGGCCATCCCCCCAAAGGGTTCGAGAAGGCGGTCCAGAGCAGGCCTGACCACGTCGGACTGGTAATCCCCGGCCCGCTCGATGGCGACGGCGTGCCTCACTCCTCCACCCGCTCGGTGATGAGCCGCACCTGCCGTTCGTGGAACCAGTAGTACCAGATCCAGTTGAGCATGACGACGATCCGGTTGCGGAAGCCGATCAGGTAGTAAAGGTGGAGGAGTAGCCAGACGAGCCACGCCGAAAAGCCCCGGAACTTCATGCCGAAGGCGCACGCCACCGCCGCACTCCGGCCGATGGTGGCCATGCTTCCCCGGTCCCGGTAGCGGAACGGTTTGGGAGTTTCACCCTTCTCCCGGGCCACGATGGCCTCGCCGGCGTAGGTTCCCATCTGCATCGCCACCGGCGCCACCATGGGAAGCGCCGCGCCGTCCTGCTCGAGGTGCGCCATGTCGCCGATGACGTAGACTTCGGGATGACCGGCAAGGGTCAGGTCCGGCTCCACGGGAATCCGCCCCCCCGGCTTGGGGGTGACGCCGAGGGTCGCGGCCAGGGGGGCAGCCTTGACCCCCGCCGACCAGAAGAGGGTATGGGCCGGGATGATGGCGCCGTCGTGGAGGATGACCCGCTCGGGCTCCGCATCCACCACCCGGGCGTTGAACAGGACCTCCACCCCCATGGCCCGGAGCTTCTCCAGGGTGTACACCTGCAGCTCCTGCGGCATGGCGGCCAGGAGCCGGTCGAATGCCTCCACGAGGACCACCCGGGCCGCCTGGACGCTCAACTCCGGGTAATCCTTGGCCAGGACGTAGCGGACGAGCTCCATGAGTGCCCCGGCAAATTCCACCCCGGTGGGTCCGCCACCCACGATGACGAAGGTCATGAGGGCCCGCCGCTTCGCCGGGTCGGGCTCCACCACGGCCCGTTCAAAGGCGGTGAGGATATGGTTGCGGAGCCGCTCCCCGTCCACCAGTTCCTTCAGGTCGAAGGCGTGGCGCTCCACCGATTCGAGGCCGAAGTAGTTGGTGACGCTCCCGGCGCCGATAATCAGATAGTCGTAAGGGATGCGGCCGTTGCCGGTCACCACCTCCCGGGCCGGGAAATCGACCCCGGCCACCTCCGCCAGGTGGAAGCGGGTGCCGCGCCATTCGCGGGCCATGGCCCGCACCGGGTAGGCGATGGATTCCTGCTCGAGGCCCGCCGTCCCCACCTGGTAGAGGAGGGGCTGAAAGAGGTGGTAGTTGTTCCGGTCCACCAGCACCACGTCGAGCCCCTTCCCTGCCAGCACGCGGGCCGCCCTGATGCCGCCGAACCCCATGCCGATAATAACCACCCGTTTCACGCTCTCATGTACCTCCAGGATTGATTGACTATTCCGAAACTTACTTTCAAAGCCGTACCCGCGCCTTGACCGTGGTCAAAACCACAGGGAAACGAAAGAAGAATATCCTGTTTTCCTCTCGGAAACAACCGGGGTTCGGTTTAGGGAAAGAATCTGCTATGCTGTTGGCAGCAAAAAGGAGTCCCCATGGAACAGGAGATAGCAGCCTTCATCCGGCACCTGGAAACGGAGCGCAACGTCTCGCCCCACACCCTCGCCGCCTACCGCTCGGACCTGGCCCAGTTCCGGGAGTTCGTCCGGCAGGAAACGGGAGCGGCGGCGGAACCGGAAGGGGTTTCGCACCTCCTGATCCGGCGCTGGCTCGCGCTCCTGCACCGGGACCACACCAAAAGCTCCGTGGGGCGGAAGCTAGCGGCGGTGCGGGCCTTTTTCAAGCACTTGATCCGGACCGGGCGCCTCGTCAAGAATCCCGCCGAGCTCGTCTCCACCCCCAAGAAGGAAAAGAAGGTCCCCTATCACCTCTCCATCGACGAGGCGACCGCCCTGGTGGAAACCCCAAAGGAGCCGGACATCCTGAGCCTGCGGGACCGGGCCATCCTCGAAACCCTTTACTCCTGCGGCGTCCGGGTGTCTGAACTGACCGGCCTGAACATAGGGGGGATCGACCTGGATGACGGCACCGCGCGGGTTCTCGGCAAGGGGGGAAAGGAGCGGATCGTGCCGGTGGGAAGCATCGCCCGCGCCGCCCTCTCCCACTACCTGACCGCCCGAAACCATCCCCCCCTCGACGCCCCCCTCTTCACCAATGCCCGGGGGGGACGCCTCACCCCCCGCAGTGTCCGGCGCGTGGTGGACAAGCATATCCTCCGGATCGCCGCCATGCGAAAGATTTCCCCCCACACCCTCCGGCACACCTTCGCCACCCACCTGCTGGAAGGGGGAGCCGACCTGCGAGCCATCCAGGAGCTTCTGGGGCACGCCTCCCTCTCCACGACCCAGAAGTACACCCATGTCGGCATCGACCGCCTCATGGAAGTCTACGACAAGGCCCACCCCAAGGCCCGGAAATAATTCCTTGTCATTTCATTAATTATCCCGTAGAGTGACCGACGACTGATCAACGCTCAGGCGGAACCTGCCTTCAGGCACACCCACG contains the following coding sequences:
- a CDS encoding efflux RND transporter periplasmic adaptor subunit, translated to MKKFLIPAAAVLVVAGVAAYFTLNKKPETVFKTAKIERGDIVSTVSATGNLAAVVTVQVGTQVSGTIQKLFVDYNSPVKKGQVIAQIDPSLFSAQVEQTRGNYLNAQANLQRVRADLADARRNQERNRQLLKDGVVSQSDFDAADNRYQMAQATVKAAEGSVAQTRGAFSQSETNLRYATIRSPVDGIVVSRNVDVGQTVAASFQTPTLFTIAQDLTRMEIDTSVDEADISRVQVGQPVSFTVDSYPENRFTGTVRQVRNAPVVTQNVVTYVVVIDVDNKDMKLKPGMTANVSIETARKDNVLKLPSAALRFRPKKGGDEKAAKGQQAGQEQRRKKREGGQQVYILGAENKPVPVPVKTGIGNDGQVELVSGNLKENDQVIIEQVTPQQKKAGGMGGSMGPRF
- a CDS encoding IS4-like element ISGme2 family transposase; protein product: MHTGPTVFKQLLQFLPRYEFNLCVRRHRGEYREKKFSTYDQFLCLAYAQMAGRESLRDIETCLNSHQEKLYHIGFRGDVSRTTLADANERRDWRIFQDFGHVLIGIAQQLYQADAIAVELTQPLYAFDSTTIDLCLTLFPWAEFRKTKAAVKMHTLIDLRGPIPTWVTITTGKVHDVRMLDHLPVAKDAIYTMDRGYVDFARLHSIHKQGAFFVVRAKDNLKCQRLYSHPKDKESGVRADQIITLVTQKSKKGYPEKLRRVSYVDKERNKRLVFLTNNFEIPAATVAAIYKQRWQVELFFKWIKQHLRIKSFIGTSVNAVKSQIWVALCIYLLVAITKKKLGVPCSLYTFLQILEVNLFEKKPISSLVAEALKRNADYPERNQLNLFNY
- a CDS encoding DUF362 domain-containing protein; amino-acid sequence: MRHAVAIERAGDYQSDVVRPALDRLLEPFGGMASFVKPGERVLLKPNMLAAKEPERAVTTHPELLRQVIGLVREAGGIPLVGDSPGVGGIRRVAERSGILAVVEETGAEFIPFDETVTVRGKGLFREFQIARPYLEADRLINLPKLKTHEMMTMTCAVKNLFGAVVGAAKAGWHLKAGADRELFARMLLEIYLLRRPDLTIVDGILAMEGDGPGSGDPRLCGLLLAGTNPVAVDVIAAELAGIPKKLLWVERAAEKLGIEGWDRATIDTRGVPVDEAKVSPFRLPHISDVQFGLPRFLKNRLRHYLTSRPCGNPEACTLCGICRDACPPGAITIQDGKLAFDYHACIRCFCCRELCPEGALGVREGALLKMIKKCV
- a CDS encoding NAD(P)/FAD-dependent oxidoreductase codes for the protein MKRVVIIGMGFGGIRAARVLAGKGLDVVLVDRNNYHLFQPLLYQVGTAGLEQESIAYPVRAMAREWRGTRFHLAEVAGVDFPAREVVTGNGRIPYDYLIIGAGSVTNYFGLESVERHAFDLKELVDGERLRNHILTAFERAVVEPDPAKRRALMTFVIVGGGPTGVEFAGALMELVRYVLAKDYPELSVQAARVVLVEAFDRLLAAMPQELQVYTLEKLRAMGVEVLFNARVVDAEPERVILHDGAIIPAHTLFWSAGVKAAPLAATLGVTPKPGGRIPVEPDLTLAGHPEVYVIGDMAHLEQDGAALPMVAPVAMQMGTYAGEAIVAREKGETPKPFRYRDRGSMATIGRSAAVACAFGMKFRGFSAWLVWLLLHLYYLIGFRNRIVVMLNWIWYYWFHERQVRLITERVEE
- the xerC gene encoding tyrosine recombinase XerC; translation: MEQEIAAFIRHLETERNVSPHTLAAYRSDLAQFREFVRQETGAAAEPEGVSHLLIRRWLALLHRDHTKSSVGRKLAAVRAFFKHLIRTGRLVKNPAELVSTPKKEKKVPYHLSIDEATALVETPKEPDILSLRDRAILETLYSCGVRVSELTGLNIGGIDLDDGTARVLGKGGKERIVPVGSIARAALSHYLTARNHPPLDAPLFTNARGGRLTPRSVRRVVDKHILRIAAMRKISPHTLRHTFATHLLEGGADLRAIQELLGHASLSTTQKYTHVGIDRLMEVYDKAHPKARK